Sequence from the Bacteroidota bacterium genome:
TTTGAAGAAAGTAAGTCCTCCTTTATATCAGGCATTGGGAATATTCCTGCCATTAATCACCACTAATTGCGCTGTTTTAGGGATAGCCATTCAAACCGTTGCAAAAGACTTTGCTTTGCTTCCGGGGGTCGTTTTTGCCATTGCCAATGCAATTGGATTTTCACTGGCTATGATCATTTTTGCCGGTATTCGAGAGCATTTGGTATTGATGAAGGTTCCTTCCGGAATGAAAGGTGTTCCTATTGCCTTAGTAACAGCCGGGATTCTCGCCATGGCATTTATGGGATTTTCTGGATTGGTTTAATTATTTTCGATTTTTTATTTTT
This genomic interval carries:
- the rsxA gene encoding electron transport complex subunit RsxA, which codes for MEYILILISAIFVSNIVLSQFLGICPFLGVSGKVSTSIGMGAAVLFVMTIATIVTWLIQHYILIPFGITFLQTIFFILVIAALVQMVELILKKVSPPLYQALGIFLPLITTNCAVLGIAIQTVAKDFALLPGVVFAIANAIGFSLAMIIFAGIREHLVLMKVPSGMKGVPIALVTAGILAMAFMGFSGLV